The following are from one region of the Roseobacter fucihabitans genome:
- a CDS encoding efflux RND transporter permease subunit has translation MTGIIDAAFSRSRVVILLFTAILAVGSYAYLAIAKESNPDIPIPFIYVSTTLDGISPQDSERLLVKPLEAELSGLADLREIRGNAAEGYASVTLEFDPGADVAMSLDQVRVGVDRARPDLPQAATDPVVTEINTALFPILTTVLSGPLPERKLNQLARDLREKLDAVSGILEVEISGGRSDLLEVLIDPMLFETYGLSFEDLIGQISRNNTMVAAGAIEGNAGRMVLKVPGLIEGAQDLMQLPIKVKGDTVVTFADVASVRRTFEDPDSFARINGHPALALDIKKRSGANIIATVAAAKAVVEKARADWPETVRVDYLLDESVQVETMLGDLEANVIAAIILVMIVIIYALGMRSALLVGLSIPGAFLAGVGMLWAMGFTMNIVVLFSLILVVGMLVDGAIVTTELADRHLQGGMRPTEAYAAAAKRMTWPLISSTATTLSVFFPLLFWKGMTGEFMKFLPITVILTLCASLLMALIFIPVLGGMIARRAPQTAAAKAVLYGAEQGDPRKSPGMSGLYARALHRVILHPAATVLTAVALLLGTFSLYGQLGSGVSFFPKVEPEFMQVQIRLRDNSSVFERDALVRHVEAGLLHQDEIASVYATTTQSSNDEADLIGTLQLELTAWNARRPAAVIAESIRSDLSDIPGILIQIETENDGPAGGKPVDVTIMARDLAAADQAVTQMRGIMDRIGGFSDVSDSRALPGVEWRIRVDRSKAARFGADIALVGQAIQLLTQGINVARFRPDDAQGTVDIRVRFPAQDRTLDALRALRVPTQVGVVSIANFVAFEPVPRSGSIQRIDQKRVLTLEANVTPGLLVDAQISKLRAAFEAAPLPEGVVWAFEGEAEEQEDAMMFLLAAFGAAITLMFGILIAQFNSFYQALVVMSAIVFSVAGVLLGLLVTGRPFGVVMGGIGVIALAGIVVNNNIVLIDTYNQLRHAGQTPLEAALRTGALRLRPVMLTSLTTVLGLMPMVIGMNINFFSRSIMFGAPSTQWWTELSAAIAGGLVVATALTLLVTPAMLVLGERRSRR, from the coding sequence ATGACGGGTATAATTGATGCGGCGTTTTCGCGGAGCCGCGTAGTCATTTTACTGTTCACGGCCATCCTGGCTGTGGGATCCTACGCCTATCTTGCCATTGCCAAGGAAAGCAATCCGGATATCCCGATCCCCTTCATCTACGTCAGCACCACGCTGGATGGCATATCCCCGCAGGACAGCGAACGATTGTTGGTCAAACCTCTGGAGGCGGAGCTCAGCGGGCTGGCGGACCTCAGGGAGATCCGGGGCAATGCAGCCGAAGGCTACGCCAGTGTAACGCTCGAATTCGACCCGGGCGCTGATGTCGCGATGTCGCTTGATCAGGTGCGCGTGGGTGTGGATCGTGCCCGCCCCGATCTGCCGCAGGCCGCGACTGATCCGGTGGTCACTGAAATAAACACCGCGCTGTTCCCGATCCTGACGACTGTTTTGTCCGGCCCGCTGCCGGAGCGCAAACTGAACCAGCTGGCGCGTGATCTCAGGGAAAAACTCGACGCGGTGTCGGGTATTCTGGAGGTTGAAATCAGCGGCGGGCGCTCGGATTTGCTTGAAGTTCTGATCGACCCGATGCTGTTTGAGACATACGGTTTGTCTTTTGAAGATCTGATCGGTCAGATCAGCCGCAACAACACGATGGTTGCTGCGGGCGCGATTGAGGGGAACGCGGGGCGCATGGTGCTCAAAGTGCCGGGCCTGATCGAGGGTGCGCAGGATCTGATGCAATTGCCCATCAAGGTCAAAGGCGATACGGTCGTGACTTTTGCCGATGTAGCCTCTGTGCGCCGGACTTTCGAGGACCCGGACAGCTTTGCGCGCATCAACGGGCACCCCGCTTTGGCGCTTGATATCAAAAAACGCAGCGGTGCCAATATTATCGCAACCGTCGCAGCGGCCAAGGCGGTTGTCGAAAAGGCGCGTGCCGACTGGCCAGAGACCGTCCGCGTTGACTATCTGCTGGATGAGAGCGTGCAAGTCGAAACCATGCTGGGGGATCTGGAGGCCAATGTGATCGCGGCGATCATTCTTGTCATGATCGTCATTATCTACGCGCTTGGGATGCGATCCGCGCTGCTTGTCGGCCTGTCGATCCCCGGAGCGTTCCTGGCAGGTGTCGGGATGCTTTGGGCGATGGGCTTTACCATGAACATCGTCGTGCTGTTCTCGCTGATCCTCGTGGTCGGGATGCTGGTGGACGGCGCCATCGTCACCACGGAACTGGCGGATCGGCATTTACAGGGCGGCATGCGCCCGACCGAGGCGTATGCGGCGGCGGCCAAACGGATGACCTGGCCGCTGATCTCTTCCACCGCCACGACGCTCAGCGTGTTTTTTCCGCTGCTTTTCTGGAAAGGCATGACCGGGGAATTCATGAAGTTCCTCCCGATCACGGTCATTCTAACGCTCTGTGCATCGCTGCTGATGGCTCTCATTTTCATACCGGTTCTGGGGGGGATGATCGCGCGGCGCGCCCCACAGACGGCGGCGGCCAAGGCGGTGCTCTACGGGGCAGAGCAGGGCGATCCGCGCAAAAGCCCCGGCATGTCCGGGCTTTACGCACGCGCACTTCATCGTGTGATCCTGCATCCCGCTGCAACCGTTCTGACGGCGGTGGCTTTGTTGCTGGGCACTTTTAGTCTTTACGGCCAATTGGGTTCGGGTGTCAGTTTTTTTCCCAAGGTCGAGCCGGAGTTCATGCAGGTTCAGATCCGGTTGCGGGACAATTCTTCAGTCTTTGAGAGGGACGCGCTTGTGCGCCATGTCGAAGCGGGTCTGTTGCACCAGGATGAGATCGCCAGCGTCTATGCAACTACTACGCAAAGCAGTAACGACGAGGCGGATCTCATCGGGACACTTCAGCTGGAGCTGACGGCATGGAACGCGCGCAGGCCTGCTGCCGTGATCGCGGAGAGCATTCGCAGCGACCTATCGGATATTCCCGGCATCCTGATCCAGATCGAAACCGAAAACGACGGGCCCGCCGGGGGCAAACCGGTTGATGTGACGATCATGGCGCGCGATCTGGCCGCAGCAGATCAGGCGGTGACGCAGATGCGCGGGATCATGGACCGGATCGGCGGGTTCAGCGATGTAAGCGACAGCCGCGCTTTGCCCGGAGTGGAATGGCGCATTCGCGTGGACCGCAGCAAGGCCGCCCGGTTCGGGGCGGACATTGCTCTGGTCGGGCAGGCGATCCAATTGTTGACTCAGGGCATCAACGTGGCCCGCTTTCGACCCGATGATGCGCAGGGGACGGTTGATATCCGGGTCCGGTTTCCTGCCCAGGACCGTACGCTGGATGCCTTGCGTGCGCTGCGCGTTCCGACGCAGGTCGGGGTGGTGTCGATTGCGAACTTTGTCGCCTTTGAGCCGGTGCCGCGATCCGGCTCGATCCAGCGCATTGATCAAAAGAGGGTGCTGACGCTTGAAGCCAATGTCACACCGGGCCTTCTGGTTGATGCCCAGATTTCAAAGCTGCGCGCGGCATTTGAGGCGGCACCGTTGCCCGAAGGTGTTGTCTGGGCGTTTGAGGGTGAAGCCGAGGAACAAGAAGACGCGATGATGTTCCTGCTCGCAGCCTTCGGTGCAGCAATCACGCTCATGTTCGGTATTCTGATTGCGCAGTTCAACAGTTTCTATCAGGCGCTTGTCGTGATGTCGGCCATTGTCTTCTCGGTTGCTGGTGTGCTTCTGGGCCTCTTGGTCACGGGTCGTCCTTTTGGGGTGGTGATGGGGGGCATCGGGGTCATTGCCCTGGCAGGGATCGTTGTGAACAATAATATCGTGCTCATCGATACGTATAATCAGCTGCGACATGCTGGCCAAACCCCATTGGAGGCTGCACTGCGCACCGGTGCGTTGCGGTTGCGGCCCGTGATGCTGACATCGCTGACCACGGTGCTGGGGCTAATGCCCATGGTGATCGGAATGAACATAAATTTCTTCTCACGCTCAATCATGTTTGGCGCCCCTTCGACGCAGTGGTGGACCGAATTATCGGCGGCAATTGCCGGGGGTCTTGTCGTGGCCACGGCCCTCACCCTGCTTGTGACACCCGCGATGCTCGTGCTGGGAGAACGGCGATCCCGCCGATAA